A stretch of DNA from Hoeflea ulvae:
CCGGTCACATCCAGCCGCGTTCCTTGTAGTATTTCTCGGCACCGGGATGCAGCGGTGCGGACAGACCACCGGAGATCATGTCCTCTTCCTTGAGATTGGCAAACGCCGGATGCAGGCCCTTGAAGCGGTCGAAATTGTCGAACACTGCCTTGACCACCTGATAGACGACATCGTCGTCGACATCGGCGGATGTGACGAATGTCGCCTTCACACCGAAGGTTTCAACATCGTCGGGCGTACCGGGATACATCCCGCCGGGAATTGTCGCCTTGGCATAAAAGGCGTTGTCCGCAACGAGCTTGTCGATGGCTTCTCCGGTGACCGGCACCAGTTTCGCTTCGACGGTCGACGTGGCTTCCTGGATCGAGCCATTGGGATGGCCGACCGTGTAGATGATCGCATCCACCTTGTTGTCGCCAAGGGCTGCGGCCTGTTCTGCGGGCTTGAGTTCCGAAGCGAGCGAAAAGTCACTCATCGACCAGCCCTTGGCGCCGAGCACGACTTCCATGGTCGCAAGCTGTCCGGAACCGGGGTTGCCGACATTGACGCGCTTGCCCTTGAGGTCGTCGAAGCTGGAGATTCCTGCATCGGACCGGGCAATCACGGTGAAGGGCTCGCCGTGAACCGAGAACACGGCTCGGAGCTTGTCGACCTTGCTGCCTTCAAACTGGGAGGTGCCGTTATAGGCGTGATACTGCCAGTCGGACTGGGCCACGCCCATGTCCATGTCGCCGGCGGCAATGGCGTTGATATTGGCGATCGAGCCACCGGTCGACGGGGCGGTGCATTTGAGGCCGTGATCGGCAGCACCGCGGTTGACCAGACGGCAAATCGACTGACCGACCACGTAATACACGCCGGTCTGGCCGCCTGTGCCGATCGTTATGAACTTCTCCTGGGCCACGGCAGGCGAAATCGCCATCGCCATCGCTCCTGCCAAGATCAGGTTTTTCACATGTTTCATTCATCTTCTCCCTTGTGAACTATGTGCAGATGCTGCCTGCAGCTTCCGACGGTACAGACAGTATTCATGCTTTGGGCATTCAGAGCTACCTCTAATATGACCGGCCGCTCTCGAACCGGACCAGCAACAGCTTGCTTGAGGATGGATGCATTGTCGGACATTGCAAGCCTCACCTTCAGAACCGTTTCAAATCGGCTTGTTCTCCCCGCATTCAATGGCCAACTGGGACATCATTTCCCGCTTGCCTGTCGGCTGGAAGCCCCAATTTATTACTGGTAATCCTAGGCATGTTTAATATATTATGCAAGTGCGTTGAATAAACCGAACTTGTTTGAGATGATGGACAACGCACATGCGCAGCCACAGGAGACCATCCATGACAGTCACACCGGAGCCGGAGCTGAACATCGGGCAGCGTTTGAAAGCGGTCCGGCTCGCGCAGCACCTGTCACAGCGTGAACTGGCCCGCAAATCCGGTGTAACCAATGGAATGATTTCGCAAATCGAGGGCAACAGCACCAGTCCGAGCGTCTCCTCGCTGAAGCGGATCCTCGATGCAATTCCGATGAGCATGTCCGAGTTCTTCTCCAATGAGACACACAATGCCAGGCAGGTCTTCTTCCGCGCCGGTGAATTGCGCGAACTCAATCCCAATGCCATCATTGCCAGGAACAGCGGCGACGTGAACCGCCTGTCCCTGCGCCAGGTCGGCAACAACCGGAATGCGTCGATACAAATGCTGTACGAGCGCTACGCCCCGGGAAGCCATACCGGCGCCGAGCTTTACACTCACAATGGCGAAGAGGCGGGAATCGTCATTTCCGGCGCCATAGAGGTGACGGTCGGCGATCAGACTGCCACGCTCGGACCAGGCGATGCCTATCTGTTCGAAAGCCGGACACCGCATCGCTTTCACAACAGCGGCGAGGATGAATGCGTCATTGTCAGTGCCTGCACGCCACCGTCGTTCTGACACATCTTCTTCCGCTTGAATTGGCCCTATGACATGACATCAAACCCGAAACACACACTCCGGCCGCTGCCGTCGGTCATGGTCGCCCCCAACGGCGCCCGGCTGAACAAGGCGGACCATCCGGCCCTGCCCGAGACTGTCGCAGAGATCACCGCCACCGCCCTGGCCTGTGCCCGCGCCGGGGCCGACGGGATCCACGCCCATGTCCGCGATCAGGACGGCAACCACACCCTGGATGCGGGGCTGTACCGCGAACTGCTTGCCGAACTGGCCCTGACCGTTCCAGCCATGCAGCACCAGATCACGACCGAAGCTGTCGGCCGCTACAGCCCCGACCAGCAGATCGATCTTGTCAGAAGCGTCCAGCCCGCGCTGGTCTCGGTGTCGCTCGCGGAGATGACATCCGATGGCTGGACCAGCCAGGTCGAGGATTTCTATCGCTGGTGCGACGACAGCGGCATCGCGGTCCAGCATATCCTCTACTCTCCGGATGATCTCGGCGAGCTCGTCAGGCTGTGTTCGCAAGGACGCATCCCCGCCACCCGGTTGCAGATGCTCTTTGTGCTTGGCCGCTACGGACAGGGTGTTCCCAGCACGCCGGAAACCATCTGCGGCTTCCTGCAGCTGCTGCCGCAACTGGCATCAGAGCCGGATTGGGCGGTCTGCGCATTCGGGCACAGCGAGACCGCCTGCCTTCGCGCCGCCGAACGGCTCGGCGGAAAGATCCGCATCGGATTTGAGAACAACACCGTCAACGAGAACGGTAGCGTGGCCCGCGACAATGCCGAGCGCGTCGGACAATTCATCTCCGGCCGCAGCAGTTCATAACGGCGCAGGACAATCGGGATTGCCGCTCTTGTTGCCTCTAAGGACCATGGGCCGCAGCGTTTCAGCCCATGACAGCCGGACTTGCCGCAGCAGTCGCCTCCACTGCCGGGCGAAGCGCTGACCGGCTCCAGTCCAGAACGATTTCCGGACTGGGCGGCAGGGAAACGGCGCAATTGCCGGAAAAATCCTCCCAGGCATGCAAATAGGTCCGCTTGACCGAGGTGAGCACCGGAATGCCGAGCAGGAAGGCCTTTTCCAGAACGCTGCGGAACCCCTGCCCCTCGGATTCGCCCTTGCCGAACCGGTTGAGCACCAGCAGGTCAGGCCTGGTGTCGAGCGACGCCACGAACGGCCCGGCAATCTCGGCAATGGCCCGGGGATCGAGCCGGCATCCACGCGACTCCCTGCCCAGCGGTTGCGAGATGCAAAAGCGGCGGCCACCGACAATTTCCTCGAGCAGCATTTCTGCATGGCCGGAGAGATCCCGGCAGCCCTGCCGCTGAATGAATCCGGCGACACTGCGGCCCTCCTTCTGCAGGGTCCGCACCACGCTTTCAAGCAGGTCGTCGGTGGCCGTATCATCGGCAATCCGGATGGCGGCGAGCCGCGGGAGGATGGGCGGGCTCATGTCATTCATCCTTCTGCTCCACTGCCGCTGCCCGGATCTCGTCGCAGCCGAAACCGGCATCGCCGGTGCCGCAACCGCAATCAAGATCGCGGAGCAGCCCATCCTTCAGGCCGTAGACCCAGCCGTGGATCGCCAGCGCTTTGCCCCGCTTCCAGGCCGAACGCAGGATCGGCGTGCGCGACAGGCTCTCGACCTGTGCCTTGATGGAGAGTTCGCACAGCAGATTGTGCCGCATCTCCGGGTCTGCGATCGCAGCCAGTTCGCCGGCATGCAGGTCAGCCACGTCGCGCACCGGCTGAAGCCAGTGATCGATGATGCCGTGACGATCGCCATCCACAGCCGCCCTGATGCCGCCGCAGCCATAATGGCCGCAGACAATGATGTGCTTTATCTCCAGGGTCTCGACCGCAAATTCGAGAACCGACAAGAGGTTGAGATCGCCCCGATGCACCAGATTGGCGACATTGCGATGCACGAAGACCTCGCCCGGCTCAAGCCCGGTGATGACATTTGCCGGAACCCGGCTGTCCGAACAGCCGATCCAGAGATATTCGGGACTTTGCAGGGCGGAAAGCCGGTTGAAATAGTCCGGATCCTCCTGCCGTTTTGCCGTTGCCCAGCGGACATTGTGATCAAACAGGTCGGACAGCATTCACATCTCCCTGCGGCAGCCGTTCCCATGCGCGTCCGTGCCGGGCTCTGCCTGCCCGCTATTCACCTAACGGCAGATCCGGGCCGGCGCCTTTGATCTGGGTCAATCATGATGGCGCCAATCCGCGATACAAGGCTGGTGTCGTTAATCCGTGACTGGAACCTGTCCGATATCAAGGCGGTCTGCTGCGAGCTGATCGCCGGTTGCCGGTCCGGTCAAATCCACGCACGAAAGAGATCAAGGGACTCATGCGCCCCTCCGATTTACCCCAGGTCCGCGCCTTGCGCCTTTTTGAAAGCATGAGCGACCCGAGCTTTGCGGCGTTGATGCAGGCCTCCTATCTGCAGACATTTCCCGCCCAGCTGGATCTCATCCATGAAGGCGAATCCGCCGACTTCCTCTATGTCGTCATCGAAGGCTGCGTGGAGCTTTATGCGAGGTCCAACGGCCGCGAGGCGACGATGGCGATGGCGCATCCTGTCACCACCTTCATCCTTGCCGCTGTGCTCAGGGATGCCGTCTATCTGATGTCGGCGCGCACCTGCACCCGGTCCAAACTGTTGCTGATTCCGGCCCAGAATGTCCGCGAGGCGTTGGAAGGCGATGACGGATTTGCCCGCGCAATCATCCAGGAACTTGCCGGCTGCTATCGTGGCGTGGTCAAGGAATACAAGAGTCTGAAGCTCAGAACATCGGTCGAGCAACTGGCCAACCGCCTGTTGCGCTACCGCAAGGAGCGCGGCGATGCCGACGGCGCCTTCGAACTCCCCTATGACAAGAAGACGCTGGCCTCGCTGCTCGGCATGACGCCGGAAAACCTGTCGCGCTCCTTCAACACGCTCAAACCCTATGGTGTCGAGGTCAACGGCTCGCAGGTCAGGCTGACCGACGTCAAGGCGCTCGAAATCCTGGCAAAGCCGAACACGCTGATCGATGAACGGGCAAATTGATATCTGCTCGGCCTAGCGATGGCGCAAGGCGCCCCAGGCCAGCACGGAGATGATGAGCCAGACGCCCGTCCGCAACACCATGGCGCCGACGGTTCGCATTTCGTATGGACCTCCGCGCTGCACATGCAGGGCGAATGCCGCGAACACCAGCACCGTCGCAATCACGATGGCGAGCGACAGCCACAGTGCCCAGCGGTGCCGGAACAGAAGGCCTCCCCCCGCAGCGACATAGGCAAAGCCGGCAGCAAAATTGAACCACAGCACGAAAGGAACCGCATTACCAACAGCCGCGCGCGCCGCGGCATCTCCGAAAAGGGCGTTTCCACCCGACACGATGGTCAGCAGGCCAAATACCATGCCGACCACAGCAGCCGCCTTGAGGCTCCATCCGGAGTGATGTGTCATGCTCCTCGCCCACCCCTGCCCGTACGCGCAATTCAGGACATCACCACTCAGGCGGCGATCAGATTGATTCCGGTAACTTCGGCGTCGCGCGCCAGCCTGGCGACAAAATCACGGCCTGCCTTCGCCCAGGCTGCTTTTTCAAGCATCTCGGCAATGCGCGGCGCCACGGCCTCGAACGGCAGCACCGCGCCCTGCGCGCGGGCGTCGAGCCGGATGATATGCAGCCCATAGCGGGTCCCGACCGGTTCCGGGGTCAGGCTGCCTTCGTCAAGCGCATCCAGCGCGGCCTCGAATTCCGGCACGGTGTCGCCGCTGATCAACTGGCCGAGCCGTCCGCCATTGTCGCGGGAGGAGCAGGCGCTGTGCTCGCGCGCCAGATTGTCAAAACCGCGCGGATCCCGTTGCAGTTCGGTCAGCACGGCACTTGCACCGGCCTTTGCCTTGGCCAATGCAACGACATCGCCCGGCTTGACCGGAAACAGGATATGGGCGGCTTCATAAAGGGTCGGCGCCCGCCAGCGGTCCGGGGCTGCGTCATAGGCGGAGCGGATGCTGGCCGGATCCGGTTCGACCGGGTCGAGGGCGGCATCGAGCACCTGCCGGACCAGCGCCTCCTCGTCGGTCTCGACCTGGCCTTCGGCCACTTCTTGCGGATCGGGAACCAGTCCCAGGCGTTTGGCCTCCTGCAGCACAAGCGTACGGATGGCCAGCGCGCGGGCCGCTGCCATCCAGGCTGCTCCCGGCTTGGATCTGGGGGCCGGATGGTTCTGCGCCTCCGAAGCGATCAGCGCTGCCGAAATCGTCTCACCATTGACGGCAATATCAGACATAAGAGAAGGTTTCATGGCTTTCACTCCGCCGGTTGTTTCGCAATGCGCTTTCTAGTGCGCACGATCT
This window harbors:
- a CDS encoding peptidylprolyl isomerase, with the translated sequence MKPSLMSDIAVNGETISAALIASEAQNHPAPRSKPGAAWMAAARALAIRTLVLQEAKRLGLVPDPQEVAEGQVETDEEALVRQVLDAALDPVEPDPASIRSAYDAAPDRWRAPTLYEAAHILFPVKPGDVVALAKAKAGASAVLTELQRDPRGFDNLAREHSACSSRDNGGRLGQLISGDTVPEFEAALDALDEGSLTPEPVGTRYGLHIIRLDARAQGAVLPFEAVAPRIAEMLEKAAWAKAGRDFVARLARDAEVTGINLIAA
- a CDS encoding DUF2478 domain-containing protein, which gives rise to MSPPILPRLAAIRIADDTATDDLLESVVRTLQKEGRSVAGFIQRQGCRDLSGHAEMLLEEIVGGRRFCISQPLGRESRGCRLDPRAIAEIAGPFVASLDTRPDLLVLNRFGKGESEGQGFRSVLEKAFLLGIPVLTSVKRTYLHAWEDFSGNCAVSLPPSPEIVLDWSRSALRPAVEATAAASPAVMG
- a CDS encoding cyclic nucleotide-binding domain-containing protein is translated as MRPSDLPQVRALRLFESMSDPSFAALMQASYLQTFPAQLDLIHEGESADFLYVVIEGCVELYARSNGREATMAMAHPVTTFILAAVLRDAVYLMSARTCTRSKLLLIPAQNVREALEGDDGFARAIIQELAGCYRGVVKEYKSLKLRTSVEQLANRLLRYRKERGDADGAFELPYDKKTLASLLGMTPENLSRSFNTLKPYGVEVNGSQVRLTDVKALEILAKPNTLIDERAN
- a CDS encoding cupin domain-containing protein, with the protein product MTVTPEPELNIGQRLKAVRLAQHLSQRELARKSGVTNGMISQIEGNSTSPSVSSLKRILDAIPMSMSEFFSNETHNARQVFFRAGELRELNPNAIIARNSGDVNRLSLRQVGNNRNASIQMLYERYAPGSHTGAELYTHNGEEAGIVISGAIEVTVGDQTATLGPGDAYLFESRTPHRFHNSGEDECVIVSACTPPSF
- a CDS encoding TAXI family TRAP transporter solute-binding subunit, yielding MKHVKNLILAGAMAMAISPAVAQEKFITIGTGGQTGVYYVVGQSICRLVNRGAADHGLKCTAPSTGGSIANINAIAAGDMDMGVAQSDWQYHAYNGTSQFEGSKVDKLRAVFSVHGEPFTVIARSDAGISSFDDLKGKRVNVGNPGSGQLATMEVVLGAKGWSMSDFSLASELKPAEQAAALGDNKVDAIIYTVGHPNGSIQEATSTVEAKLVPVTGEAIDKLVADNAFYAKATIPGGMYPGTPDDVETFGVKATFVTSADVDDDVVYQVVKAVFDNFDRFKGLHPAFANLKEEDMISGGLSAPLHPGAEKYYKERGWM
- a CDS encoding carbonic anhydrase, whose amino-acid sequence is MLSDLFDHNVRWATAKRQEDPDYFNRLSALQSPEYLWIGCSDSRVPANVITGLEPGEVFVHRNVANLVHRGDLNLLSVLEFAVETLEIKHIIVCGHYGCGGIRAAVDGDRHGIIDHWLQPVRDVADLHAGELAAIADPEMRHNLLCELSIKAQVESLSRTPILRSAWKRGKALAIHGWVYGLKDGLLRDLDCGCGTGDAGFGCDEIRAAAVEQKDE
- a CDS encoding 3-keto-5-aminohexanoate cleavage protein, whose product is MTSNPKHTLRPLPSVMVAPNGARLNKADHPALPETVAEITATALACARAGADGIHAHVRDQDGNHTLDAGLYRELLAELALTVPAMQHQITTEAVGRYSPDQQIDLVRSVQPALVSVSLAEMTSDGWTSQVEDFYRWCDDSGIAVQHILYSPDDLGELVRLCSQGRIPATRLQMLFVLGRYGQGVPSTPETICGFLQLLPQLASEPDWAVCAFGHSETACLRAAERLGGKIRIGFENNTVNENGSVARDNAERVGQFISGRSSS